The following are encoded together in the Salvelinus alpinus chromosome 29, SLU_Salpinus.1, whole genome shotgun sequence genome:
- the LOC139558873 gene encoding uncharacterized protein gives MTDHHLKLNLGKTELLFLPGKDCPFHDLAITVDNSIVSSSQSAKNLGVILDNTLSFSTNIKAVTRSCRFMLYNIRRVQPCLTQEAAQVLIQALVISRLDYCNSLLAGLPACAIKPLQLIQNAAARLVFNLPKFSHVTPLLRSLHWLPVEARIRYKTMVLAYGAVRGTAPPYLQALIRPYTQTRALRSSTSGLLASLPLRKYSSRSAQSKLFAALAPQWWNKLPHDARSAESITTFRRHLKPHLFNEYLG, from the coding sequence atgacggatcaccacctcaagctgaacctcggcaagacggagctgctcttcctcccgggtaaggactgcccgttccatgatctcgccatcacggttgacaactccattgtgtcctcctcccagagtgctaagaaccttggcgtgatcctggacaacaccctgtcgttctcaactaacatcaaggcggtgacccgttcctgtaggttcatgctctacaacattcgcagagtacaaccctgcctcacacaggaagcggcgcaggtcctaatccaggcacttgtcatctcccgtctggattactgcaactcgctgttggctgggctccctgcctgtgccattaaacccctacaactcatccagaacgccgcagcccgtctggtgttcaaccttcccaagttctctcacgtcaccccgctcctccgctctctccactggcttccagttgaagctcgcatccgctacaagaccatggtgcttgcctacggagctgtgaggggaacggcacctccgtaccttcaggctctgatcaggccctacacccaaacaagggcactgcgttcatccacctctggcctgctcgcctccctacctctgaggaagtacagttcccgctcagcccagtcaaaactgttcgctgctctggcaccccaatggtggaacaaactccctcacgacgccaggtcagcggagtcaatcaccaccttccggagacacctgaaaccccacctctttaacgaatacctaggatag